In the Aristaeella hokkaidonensis genome, TGGTGCCGGATGCTTATTTCTCCGGTACAAAGCTGAAGTGGCTGCTGGATTATTACAACCTGCGGGATCGGGCGGAAAAAGGAGAACTGTGCTTCGGCACAGTGGACAGTTTCCTGTGCTGGAACCTGCTGGAGGGCAGGCCGCATGTAACGGACGCAACCAACGCCGGCCGCACAATGCTGTTTAACCTGCATACCCAGGACTGGGACGATGATCTCCTGAAGCTGCTGGATATTCCCAAAGCGTGCCTGCCCCGGGTAGTGGATACGGCGGGAATGATCGGCATGCTGGATCCGGCAATCCTTGGCCGGGCTATTCCGGTGACTGCCATGGCGGGTGACCAGCATGCGAGCCTGTTCGGCCAGGCATGCCTGAAGACCGGAGATATCAAGAACACCTACGGCACAGGCTGCTTCATGCTGATGAATACCGGGGACAAACCGGTGATGAGCGAGCACGGACTGTTGACCACGATGGCCTGGCGTATTGACGGAAAACCGACCTATGCACTGGAAGGCAGCGTGTTCATGGGCGGAGCTACTATTCAGTGGCTGCGGGATGAACTGAAGATTATTGAAAACGCCGCAGAAACGGAAGGGATTGCGCAGTCAATCCAGAGTACCGGCGGCGTATACCTGGTGCCGGCATTTACCGGACTGGGCGCACCCTGGTGGGATATGTACAGCCGGGGAACACTGATCGGCATGACCCGGGGAACCGGCCGGGCGCATATTGTCCGGGCGGCGCTGGAGGCAATTGCTTACCAGAGCGCGGACTTGATGGACGCGATGATCGCGGACTGCGGCAGCCGGCCGGAAAGCCTGCAGGTAGACGGCGGTGCCAGCGCGAACAGCTTCCTGATGCAGTTCCAGGCGGATATCACGGGCATTCCGGTCATCCGGCCGCGAGTGCTGGAAACCACCGCCCTGGGCGCGGCCCTGCTGGCCGGACTCGGCGCGGGGATCTACAGCAGCCTGGAGGAAACCACAAAGGTCTGGCAGAAGGATCTGGAGTTTACGCCCCGGATGGATGACGCTACAAGGCTGCTGAACCTCAAGGGATGGCACGAGGCCGTAAAGAGGTCATTACTTTGGGCGAAGGACTGACGACCGCCTAAAATGAATAACAAAGTGTGTTGAAGGAAGGTCCTCTTTTTGAAAGAGAAGATTCGTAAGCTGTTTTCCAATGTCTGGACGATTCCGAACGTCCTGACCATCATCCGGATGCTGCTGATTCCGGTGTT is a window encoding:
- the glpK gene encoding glycerol kinase GlpK encodes the protein MKKILAALDQGTTSSRAVIFTEDGEIIAAFNKEFPQHYPKPGWVEHDPKDILNSQITALREAVRLSGVNAADIAAIGITNQRETTFLWDRNTGECVGNAIVWQCRRTSQIVDRLVADGCGDMIREKTGLVPDAYFSGTKLKWLLDYYNLRDRAEKGELCFGTVDSFLCWNLLEGRPHVTDATNAGRTMLFNLHTQDWDDDLLKLLDIPKACLPRVVDTAGMIGMLDPAILGRAIPVTAMAGDQHASLFGQACLKTGDIKNTYGTGCFMLMNTGDKPVMSEHGLLTTMAWRIDGKPTYALEGSVFMGGATIQWLRDELKIIENAAETEGIAQSIQSTGGVYLVPAFTGLGAPWWDMYSRGTLIGMTRGTGRAHIVRAALEAIAYQSADLMDAMIADCGSRPESLQVDGGASANSFLMQFQADITGIPVIRPRVLETTALGAALLAGLGAGIYSSLEETTKVWQKDLEFTPRMDDATRLLNLKGWHEAVKRSLLWAKD